TCTTCAAGAACCTTTTGAGCAGCTTGTAAAACTCTTTCATCTTCAGATTCTGGAAGAACTATTGTTTTTAGTTCTTTCTTTGCATTTTCTTTTATGTTCTCT
The Halarcobacter mediterraneus DNA segment above includes these coding regions:
- a CDS encoding phosphate acyltransferase, whose protein sequence is MEFTRKDGYMGLIENIKENAKKELKTIVLPESEDERVLQAAQKVLE